The Methanobacterium lacus genome includes a region encoding these proteins:
- a CDS encoding PD-(D/E)XK nuclease family protein, with translation MSLSVRSKPYIIPEYSLTGDLLAYLTCGLQYRYQNKGTLPPAMPIQLWFGNFIHGVMEEAYLRWKEDDDWKDFPWDWKTQIRDIELSIDKMMRARGMQPPANLFCPFHEETEELGLCPDHDHPHKLAASIRAEASINTWGPHLFPLIDDSEVKLKGIRDMPNYEKDQSRSNYYGIKGIIDVLSSVKIDEASDKNLIIKYLHNDPAFQYKLEKLDKPEYEIIVDYKGMKRPQLDSPSWNHHNWQVLTYSWLRSMQPESRPVLIGILFYLNELSLFKEDLKELKKDVETGKTDIKPFADDLKNILNWNPHHKPPKISDSLKSLRSIRIIPVEYDNLETSLKEFDYVVADIEKSILMEVNGQDIQSSWSPNPDERTCDACDFTTFCKDNKSSKRFPSVP, from the coding sequence ATGAGTCTTTCAGTACGTTCAAAACCCTACATAATTCCAGAGTACAGCCTTACAGGTGATCTTTTAGCATATCTTACATGTGGCCTCCAGTATCGTTACCAAAATAAAGGAACACTTCCACCGGCCATGCCAATACAGTTATGGTTCGGTAATTTTATTCATGGTGTGATGGAAGAAGCCTACCTTAGATGGAAGGAAGATGATGATTGGAAGGATTTTCCTTGGGACTGGAAAACCCAAATTAGAGACATTGAACTATCCATAGACAAAATGATGAGGGCAAGGGGAATGCAACCACCTGCAAATCTTTTCTGTCCATTTCACGAAGAAACTGAAGAACTTGGTTTGTGTCCAGATCATGACCATCCACATAAGTTAGCAGCAAGTATACGGGCCGAAGCCTCTATAAACACATGGGGACCCCACCTATTTCCACTCATAGATGATTCAGAAGTTAAACTCAAAGGCATAAGGGACATGCCCAACTACGAAAAGGATCAGAGCCGTTCTAACTACTATGGAATCAAAGGTATCATTGATGTTTTAAGTTCTGTTAAGATCGATGAGGCAAGTGACAAAAATCTCATAATAAAATATTTACACAACGATCCTGCGTTCCAGTACAAACTTGAAAAACTCGATAAACCAGAATATGAAATAATTGTTGATTACAAAGGTATGAAAAGACCACAACTAGACTCTCCATCATGGAACCATCATAACTGGCAAGTCTTAACATATTCATGGTTAAGATCCATGCAACCTGAATCCAGACCTGTACTTATTGGAATACTATTCTATTTAAACGAGTTATCACTCTTTAAAGAGGATTTAAAGGAACTTAAAAAAGATGTTGAAACTGGAAAAACTGATATAAAACCCTTTGCCGACGATCTTAAGAATATTTTAAACTGGAATCCACATCATAAACCTCCTAAAATTTCAGATTCTCTAAAGAGTTTACGATCCATACGGATCATTCCAGTTGAGTATGATAATCTTGAAACTTCGCTTAAGGAATTTGATTATGTGGTGGCAGATATTGAAAAAAGCATACTCATGGAAGTGAATGGACAGGATATACAATCGTCATGGAGCCCTAATCCGGATGAGAGAACTTGTGATGCATGTGACTTTACAACCTTTTGTAAAGATAACAAATCATCTAAAAGGTTTCCTAGTGTACCTTGA
- a CDS encoding AAA family ATPase translates to MKVLELEITNFRGIKNLKINPAGKNFMIIGPNGSGKSAVVDAVDFLLTGQISRMTGKGTKGINLKKHGPHIDHSPQDAKVRAVVQIHGVEEPIEIQRTLDSPNNLICTDSVRDNLQPVLELASRGQHVLTRREILNYVNADSSTRGKQIQTLLKITDVEKTRSILNQIKNTLKTNHTAKESALKTITSTLCNNIGIDTFDSSKILAFTNLNRKILGGKPLEILSSEQLKLDIKSQNPVSNSGLNLDLLKKDIENLSELISDENQKEISKIILELHELIEDINSNPNLKKSNEQLKLTRLGIQLINPEGKCPLCDKPWKKGDLKTHLNNKIDELKGASEKLDKIEKLTECLINDINLKTASLNEIIKATDKLELNNEKDILNHWLDSLKELLSSIEDETYFTSKIDSEKVSVTFSPEHIDKVLEGIYSIAVKKTPEPSKELTAWDNLTRLEENLNNYEISRDDFNKSFKSYYKAEILLNTFLESRNSVLDKLFTEIKDRFVELYKELHGIDEKNFDAQIVSDGAGVTFKVDFHGKGVNPPNAMHSEGHQDSMGICLYLALAERLTTGYIDIIILDDVMMSVDAPHRRQICHMLAEFFKGKQFFITTHDQTWARQLQSEGVIKAKNRIEFSNWTIQNGPSINVFGDIWELINTDLNKNDIPSAAAKLRRGSEEYFTQVCASLRAPVKFNFNGQYELGDLLTGALSEYKTQLKHAKSAANSWGNNEELEKLKEVELFSKDVFKRLNMERWAINPAVHYNQWADFTHEDFKPVVETFHDLFSIFKCSECGTLLHLITQGPRAEVVKCNCGNVNWNLIDK, encoded by the coding sequence ATGAAAGTTCTTGAACTTGAGATCACAAATTTTAGGGGCATTAAAAATCTTAAAATAAATCCTGCAGGGAAAAATTTTATGATAATAGGCCCAAATGGATCTGGAAAAAGTGCTGTTGTAGATGCTGTGGACTTTCTTTTAACTGGACAGATATCTCGTATGACAGGTAAAGGCACAAAAGGAATTAATCTAAAAAAACATGGCCCACACATTGATCATTCCCCTCAAGATGCTAAGGTTCGTGCAGTAGTCCAAATTCATGGTGTTGAAGAACCCATTGAAATACAAAGAACTTTAGATTCTCCCAACAATTTGATATGTACTGATTCAGTTCGAGATAATTTACAACCTGTTTTAGAGTTAGCTAGTCGCGGACAGCATGTTTTAACCCGCCGTGAAATACTTAATTATGTCAATGCAGATTCTAGTACACGTGGAAAACAAATTCAAACCCTTCTTAAAATTACAGACGTTGAAAAAACAAGAAGCATACTTAACCAAATTAAAAATACCCTAAAAACTAATCACACAGCCAAAGAAAGTGCTCTTAAAACCATAACTAGCACATTATGTAACAATATAGGAATTGATACTTTTGACTCTTCAAAAATTCTTGCCTTTACAAATTTAAACAGAAAAATATTGGGTGGAAAACCTTTAGAAATACTTAGTTCCGAACAATTAAAATTGGACATTAAATCTCAAAATCCTGTTTCAAACTCTGGTTTAAATCTTGATCTGTTAAAAAAGGATATTGAAAATCTTTCAGAGTTAATATCTGACGAAAATCAAAAAGAAATAAGTAAAATAATCCTTGAGTTACATGAATTAATTGAGGATATTAATTCAAATCCTAATTTAAAAAAATCAAACGAACAACTCAAACTTACACGGCTTGGAATTCAATTAATTAATCCGGAAGGTAAATGCCCACTTTGTGATAAGCCATGGAAAAAAGGAGATCTTAAAACCCATTTAAACAATAAAATAGATGAACTTAAAGGAGCATCCGAAAAGTTAGATAAAATAGAAAAACTAACTGAATGTCTTATTAATGATATAAACTTAAAAACGGCAAGTTTGAATGAAATCATAAAAGCTACTGACAAATTAGAATTAAATAATGAAAAGGATATCTTGAACCATTGGTTGGATAGTTTAAAAGAATTATTATCTTCCATTGAGGATGAAACCTATTTTACCTCAAAAATAGACAGTGAAAAGGTTAGTGTTACTTTTTCCCCAGAGCATATAGATAAGGTTTTAGAGGGAATTTACAGCATCGCAGTTAAAAAAACTCCAGAACCTTCAAAGGAGCTAACTGCTTGGGATAATCTCACAAGGCTTGAAGAAAATCTGAATAACTATGAAATTTCCCGGGATGATTTCAATAAATCTTTTAAATCTTATTACAAAGCTGAAATTCTGTTAAACACCTTTTTAGAGTCAAGAAATTCTGTATTGGATAAATTATTTACAGAAATTAAGGACCGTTTTGTTGAACTTTACAAGGAACTTCATGGAATTGATGAGAAGAACTTTGATGCCCAAATTGTTTCAGATGGTGCAGGAGTAACTTTTAAAGTTGATTTTCATGGAAAGGGTGTGAATCCTCCAAATGCAATGCATAGTGAAGGACATCAAGACAGTATGGGAATCTGCCTTTATCTTGCCTTGGCTGAAAGACTCACCACAGGATACATAGATATAATAATTTTGGATGATGTTATGATGAGTGTAGATGCTCCTCATCGTCGTCAAATATGCCATATGCTAGCAGAATTCTTTAAAGGAAAACAATTTTTCATAACTACCCATGATCAGACATGGGCCAGACAGTTACAATCTGAAGGTGTTATTAAAGCCAAAAATAGGATAGAATTTTCCAATTGGACAATCCAGAATGGACCCTCAATAAATGTGTTTGGTGACATTTGGGAGTTAATAAATACTGATCTAAACAAAAATGACATACCATCTGCTGCTGCTAAGCTTAGAAGAGGATCTGAAGAATATTTTACACAAGTTTGTGCATCACTTAGAGCGCCTGTTAAATTCAATTTTAATGGACAATACGAGCTTGGAGATTTATTAACTGGAGCATTATCCGAGTATAAAACTCAACTGAAACATGCTAAATCAGCTGCAAATTCCTGGGGAAATAATGAAGAACTGGAAAAATTGAAGGAAGTTGAACTATTTTCAAAGGATGTTTTTAAACGTTTGAATATGGAACGTTGGGCTATTAATCCGGCTGTACATTATAATCAGTGGGCTGACTTCACACATGAAGACTTTAAACCTGTTGTGGAAACTTTCCACGATCTATTTTCAATCTTTAAATGTTCGGAATGTGGAACTCTTTTACATCTAATTACACAAGGACCACGTGCAGAAGTTGTTAAATGTAACTGTGGAAATGTTAATTGGAATCTCATTGATAAATAG
- a CDS encoding zinc ribbon domain-containing protein has product MKCDKCGRENNETAVYCKSCGAALKDKENLIVRINARLNFLAVTLGLIVFIIVMFITSFLFIGLVTFKAVPAVVYILLVLVISVFVGSIIPGVWGSKTVDDGYINGSFLSLVVLVLAGIIAAFIFLAFMGVASILASAFGPASSLLGSGTSGAVSSLNSTSSASGTNVLNLILNLVELIASLVLILVSGAIGGALGVLIKDQFN; this is encoded by the coding sequence TTGAAATGTGATAAATGTGGTAGGGAGAATAATGAAACCGCAGTATACTGTAAATCATGCGGTGCAGCATTAAAGGATAAAGAAAATTTAATTGTTCGTATAAATGCTAGGCTAAATTTCTTAGCAGTAACCCTGGGTTTAATTGTTTTTATAATTGTAATGTTCATTACAAGCTTTTTGTTCATTGGTTTAGTTACTTTTAAAGCTGTTCCAGCTGTAGTTTATATATTATTGGTCTTGGTTATCTCGGTTTTTGTTGGGTCAATCATTCCAGGGGTTTGGGGTTCTAAAACTGTTGATGACGGCTACATAAATGGCAGTTTTTTAAGTTTGGTTGTTCTGGTACTGGCAGGTATAATTGCTGCATTCATATTTTTAGCATTCATGGGAGTGGCTTCAATATTGGCCAGTGCATTTGGACCTGCAAGTAGTTTGCTTGGATCAGGAACATCTGGAGCAGTATCATCGCTAAATTCAACAAGCTCTGCTTCAGGTACAAATGTTTTGAATCTGATTTTAAACCTTGTGGAACTCATTGCTTCATTGGTGCTTATCCTAGTTTCAGGAGCCATCGGCGGTGCACTTGGTGTTTTAATTAAAGACCAGTTTAACTAA
- a CDS encoding zinc ribbon domain-containing protein, translating to MTYCKKCGSENTNGATFCKKCGESMDSVEIKKTSRTVELVLGILGGIFGLLGGVFALMFSAFAPSVASLGASAVIASIVGLIGSAYVLQNPKWGGIILIVSAVWLLISISLFGVLGAVLLGLAGLLAVLRK from the coding sequence ATGACATATTGTAAAAAATGTGGAAGTGAAAATACTAATGGTGCTACATTCTGTAAAAAATGTGGCGAATCAATGGATAGTGTTGAAATTAAGAAGACTTCCAGAACAGTTGAACTCGTACTAGGAATACTTGGAGGCATTTTCGGACTTTTAGGAGGAGTTTTTGCCCTGATGTTCTCGGCTTTCGCACCCAGTGTTGCAAGTCTAGGTGCAAGTGCAGTTATAGCATCCATCGTGGGTCTAATAGGATCTGCCTACGTATTGCAGAATCCCAAATGGGGAGGAATCATCCTAATTGTAAGTGCAGTATGGCTTCTAATCAGCATATCATTATTCGGTGTTCTAGGTGCTGTGCTCTTAGGTTTAGCTGGTTTATTGGCAGTTTTAAGGAAATAG
- a CDS encoding Ig-like domain-containing protein: MNIESKFIKTKTSLPIIFLGLILVFSMGLNTVSAATYSNVYVNVVTGNDSWNGQSSVWQSGVIGPKKSIKSATGAVSNNGQIYIANGQYTGTQNTGMTITKNMTLTGQNLTRTILTGSYIYHIFDIKKGVIFNIQNMTITNGKTANGKAGLNGNSGGAISNNGTLILTDTILSNNNAGNGGAGASSSTGLGKNGGNGGNGGAIYNTGKLTITNSLLSNNAAGNGGNGGDAGKGTYGAFCGGSGGKGGSGGAIYNTGTLTLTNTVLSNNNAGNGSYGGCGGNCIMGPEYGGLGGLGGFGGAVYSTGTIIMSDTILSSNLAGTGGYGGHSGPTCVNGSGGFGGVGGSGGAIYNTGTLNITSSTFSSNAAGNGGRGGDNGASYADVPIYGDGGVGGFGGAIYNNGTITIASTSFLTNQAGIGGNGGFEANGGNGGDGGAIYNIKTLNIISSTFSNNAAGNGGNGYYQYCGNYAGKGGFGGAIYTTKTLNLTNTTISNNAAGHEGRCSDTATGPYSFGGAIYNAGTCNLHFNKFYGNSASKSEVYQKIGTMNAENNWWGSNNYPDSNIITVIDGYVNIDPWIVLKISSSKNPINPSESSIITANLKYNSNNQDTSSLGAVPDDEVFFTSNNNLGNILSTNNIIYSGLNAFATFRAGNTYGDSIINVKVDNQTLSLLINIRDLISPVVINTNPADNAVNIPVNPIINIKFSEPIRSINNGIELKNSSGTLIPITSIVNGNMLTIKPLKSLNGDKYVVTINPGSITDLNGNSFNFYMSSFTVDSIPPVLSANQASGISKSNINVKLSSESCAKIYYRINNGSWHMFIGSGNVLVSNQGTNHLEFYAVDTAGNPSTHKICTYTIDKTAPKVIQTTPKKGAIGVSRTGTIYIKFSENIKNSTNWNRIYLKNLKTGKKELIKKTISKNTISIKMNLKRQAQNLYQVYIPVGAIKDTVGNNFATYYTFKFKTGKQ, encoded by the coding sequence ATGAATATTGAAAGTAAATTTATTAAAACGAAAACAAGTTTACCAATTATATTTTTAGGTTTAATTTTGGTTTTTTCTATGGGTTTAAATACAGTTTCAGCTGCTACTTATTCTAATGTTTACGTGAATGTTGTGACTGGGAATGATAGCTGGAATGGTCAGTCATCTGTATGGCAATCAGGTGTTATAGGTCCTAAAAAATCTATAAAAAGTGCTACGGGGGCTGTGAGTAATAATGGGCAGATATATATTGCAAACGGGCAATACACTGGGACCCAAAATACAGGCATGACCATAACAAAAAATATGACACTCACTGGTCAAAATTTAACTAGAACTATCCTAACTGGAAGTTACATTTACCATATATTTGATATTAAGAAGGGTGTTATTTTTAATATCCAAAATATGACAATAACCAATGGAAAAACAGCCAATGGAAAGGCTGGTCTAAATGGTAATTCTGGCGGTGCTATCAGTAATAATGGGACGCTTATTTTGACAGATACCATTCTTTCAAACAACAATGCGGGTAATGGTGGTGCTGGGGCTTCAAGCAGCACGGGACTTGGAAAAAATGGAGGTAATGGAGGTAATGGTGGAGCTATTTATAATACTGGAAAACTAACTATAACCAACTCGCTACTCTCAAACAACGCTGCCGGTAATGGTGGAAACGGTGGTGATGCCGGTAAAGGAACTTATGGTGCTTTTTGTGGTGGTTCCGGTGGTAAAGGTGGTTCTGGTGGAGCTATTTATAATACTGGAACACTCACATTAACCAACACAGTTCTTTCAAATAACAACGCAGGCAATGGAAGTTATGGTGGTTGTGGAGGGAATTGTATCATGGGACCCGAGTATGGTGGTCTTGGAGGATTGGGTGGTTTTGGAGGTGCTGTTTACAGTACCGGAACAATCATCATGAGTGACACAATTCTTTCAAGTAACCTTGCAGGAACAGGTGGATATGGTGGACATTCTGGCCCCACATGTGTGAATGGAAGCGGTGGTTTTGGAGGTGTTGGTGGCTCTGGTGGAGCTATCTACAATACTGGAACACTCAACATAACCAGTTCCACATTCTCAAGTAATGCTGCTGGAAATGGTGGGAGAGGTGGAGATAATGGCGCTAGTTATGCTGATGTCCCTATTTATGGAGATGGGGGTGTTGGAGGTTTTGGTGGTGCTATCTATAACAACGGTACAATTACCATAGCAAGCACAAGCTTCTTAACCAACCAAGCGGGAATTGGGGGAAACGGTGGATTTGAAGCTAATGGTGGTAACGGTGGAGATGGAGGGGCTATTTACAATATAAAAACTCTCAACATAATCAGTTCTACATTTTCAAATAATGCAGCAGGAAATGGGGGAAATGGATACTACCAATATTGTGGCAATTATGCAGGCAAAGGTGGTTTTGGTGGGGCTATATACACTACGAAAACCCTCAATTTAACCAACACTACAATCTCAAACAATGCTGCAGGACATGAAGGCAGATGTTCTGACACCGCTACAGGACCTTACAGTTTTGGTGGTGCTATATACAATGCAGGCACATGTAATTTGCATTTTAATAAATTTTATGGAAACTCTGCATCTAAATCTGAAGTTTACCAAAAAATTGGTACAATGAATGCAGAAAATAACTGGTGGGGATCTAACAATTACCCGGACAGTAACATTATCACAGTAATTGATGGCTATGTTAACATTGATCCATGGATTGTGCTCAAAATCAGCAGTAGTAAAAACCCAATTAACCCTAGTGAATCAAGCATTATAACTGCTAACTTAAAGTATAACTCAAACAATCAAGATACTTCTAGTTTAGGAGCAGTTCCAGATGATGAAGTTTTTTTCACTTCTAATAATAACTTAGGTAATATATTGTCCACAAATAACATTATATACAGTGGATTAAATGCATTTGCAACATTTAGAGCAGGAAATACCTATGGAGACTCTATAATAAATGTTAAGGTTGATAATCAAACACTAAGTCTTTTAATCAACATAAGAGATTTAATTTCCCCAGTTGTTATAAATACCAATCCTGCTGACAATGCTGTAAATATCCCAGTAAACCCAATAATCAATATTAAGTTCAGTGAACCAATCAGATCAATAAATAATGGTATTGAATTAAAAAATAGCAGCGGAACATTAATTCCAATAACCAGTATTGTCAATGGAAACATGTTGACTATAAAGCCATTAAAATCTTTAAATGGTGATAAATATGTTGTAACGATTAATCCGGGTAGTATAACTGATCTTAATGGAAATTCTTTCAATTTTTACATGAGTAGCTTTACAGTAGATAGTATTCCTCCAGTTTTAAGTGCAAACCAAGCTAGTGGCATATCAAAAAGTAATATCAACGTTAAATTGTCGAGTGAATCCTGTGCTAAAATTTATTATAGAATAAACAACGGGTCATGGCACATGTTCATAGGCAGTGGAAACGTTTTAGTAAGCAATCAGGGAACTAACCATCTTGAATTTTATGCAGTTGATACTGCAGGTAATCCATCAACACATAAAATATGTACCTATACAATCGATAAAACAGCACCGAAAGTTATCCAAACCACCCCTAAAAAAGGTGCAATTGGTGTTTCAAGAACAGGTACCATCTATATCAAATTTAGTGAAAACATCAAAAACAGCACCAACTGGAACAGGATATACCTCAAAAATTTAAAAACAGGAAAAAAGGAGCTGATCAAAAAAACCATTTCTAAAAACACAATAAGTATTAAAATGAATTTGAAAAGGCAGGCTCAAAATCTCTATCAGGTTTATATTCCTGTAGGGGCAATAAAAGATACTGTGGGCAATAATTTTGCCACTTATTACACTTTCAAATTTAAAACAGGAAAACAATAA
- a CDS encoding DUF5518 domain-containing protein — MVEIKWTSVRRGLIISLILWAILRDIAGDAGGIIGFFIATAYVGYNVGEGYKNGAIHGALVGVVGGVVGTLIILILYLLGFGALAKELWPVTSLLQALIAIIIYALIGAVGGTIGSIFNRTP, encoded by the coding sequence ATGGTTGAAATAAAGTGGACCTCAGTGAGAAGGGGTCTAATAATATCATTAATACTATGGGCCATACTCCGAGATATTGCGGGTGATGCTGGGGGAATAATTGGATTTTTCATTGCAACAGCATACGTAGGATACAATGTTGGAGAAGGTTATAAGAATGGAGCAATTCATGGTGCCCTTGTTGGTGTTGTTGGAGGAGTTGTAGGCACCCTAATAATATTAATATTATACCTCCTGGGATTTGGTGCCCTTGCAAAAGAATTATGGCCAGTCACAAGCTTATTACAGGCTCTTATAGCCATAATTATATACGCCCTAATTGGAGCTGTAGGGGGTACAATAGGCTCAATTTTCAACAGAACACCCTAA
- a CDS encoding ARPP-1 family domain-containing protein — MNADLIEYFEELEFGEIQHQGSMAVLPVFTSHESSLHYMTLTNALKADLVEISEMNEMGTVSELKVHNSADVPVLILDGEELVGAKQNRIVNTTILLKERSLTVIPVSCVEQGRWSYKSRKFQDSSRLAHSKLRNLKSVSVKKSVEEYGQHFSDQGELWNAIHEIERKTDLHSPTSAMTDIYDEFKDDLTDYLESFKVVEGQTGLLVFINGEIMGLDIISNKSAYKVLHKKLVESYALDSMFQDNKKTSMNINLEAAHKFIEDIKDCDESKNESVGYGFDHRFASDLYIGSALVFNNELIHASFFKSLEVEDGEIGGMARSTVRANLKGN, encoded by the coding sequence ATGAATGCTGATTTAATCGAATACTTTGAGGAACTGGAATTTGGAGAAATCCAACACCAGGGATCCATGGCTGTTTTACCTGTTTTTACTAGCCATGAATCTAGTCTTCATTACATGACGTTAACAAATGCTTTGAAGGCGGATCTGGTGGAAATATCTGAAATGAATGAAATGGGAACTGTTTCTGAGTTAAAGGTTCATAACAGTGCCGATGTTCCCGTGCTTATCCTTGATGGGGAGGAACTGGTGGGTGCAAAGCAGAACAGAATTGTAAATACCACCATACTTTTAAAGGAAAGATCTTTAACAGTTATTCCTGTGAGCTGTGTTGAACAGGGAAGGTGGAGTTATAAATCCCGTAAATTTCAGGATTCAAGCAGACTGGCACATTCCAAGCTCAGAAATTTGAAATCTGTCTCTGTGAAGAAATCTGTTGAAGAGTACGGTCAGCACTTCTCAGACCAGGGCGAACTTTGGAACGCCATTCATGAAATCGAAAGGAAAACTGATCTACATTCCCCCACCAGCGCCATGACTGATATTTACGATGAATTCAAAGATGATCTGACCGACTACTTGGAATCCTTTAAAGTGGTTGAAGGCCAAACAGGACTTCTAGTCTTTATTAACGGTGAAATTATGGGATTGGACATCATCTCAAACAAATCAGCCTACAAAGTTCTCCACAAGAAACTTGTTGAAAGCTACGCCCTGGATTCCATGTTTCAAGACAATAAAAAAACATCCATGAACATAAACCTTGAAGCTGCCCATAAATTCATTGAAGACATCAAGGACTGTGATGAATCTAAAAATGAGTCGGTGGGATATGGTTTTGATCACAGATTTGCAAGTGACCTCTACATAGGCTCTGCACTGGTCTTCAACAATGAACTCATTCATGCTTCATTCTTTAAAAGTCTTGAAGTTGAAGATGGTGAAATTGGAGGCATGGCCAGATCAACGGTACGTGCAAATCTCAAGGGAAACTAA
- a CDS encoding endonuclease NucS domain-containing protein has protein sequence MDNENFVKALEFVDSALKIDSKNIEANFLKGYILIKLDDFENALNYYDTIISLDPKDSMAYYNKGNTLYGLGKDSEANKNIDISLKLDPKNPDTLQLKGQILFEEDELNKALNYFNDALKLDSTHYFSLTNKIRTLNYIEKSDEAIKCVNFALKKYKKDPELLSLKGLSLALLEEYSASIEFYDKSLAIDPTNNETIWWKSLALWNLGRKQNAIDQLEKGLKIDPEDYSLLNSKGEFLRDLNQPEDALNTFGYMQSLYPDDPEILYQIGNLYKDLNDKEKSIQYYKKFVEMVRKNKILDLFNKSQRVQEYLNWIEETNEIITISPQKKPQYWQWSTKAEYYLNPDGSERSELDPGISLDPGTMWTCHKDTFAGDLILLYRAGKKKGTTYQDIKYLIMARSDAYPLEDLEETVENGWEYGCDFIPLYKFENSLELSEMRNDPYLEGWNALNALFHRLSYKTEEKYWKHLTDLLIDKNPDFANFMKGFDREKLISQIRTEKEVEDKLEQNINIFKRFNHDLEIVSRQERCRGDDGIIDLLCKDKNEGNFVVIELKINKANRNTFGQISGYMGWVMDHKPTGKSVKGIVVSRGYDNKFRSALKTNPNIEHIELTDVLSELDMKLI, from the coding sequence ATAGATAATGAAAACTTTGTTAAAGCGTTAGAATTTGTAGATAGTGCATTAAAAATTGATTCAAAAAATATTGAAGCAAATTTTCTTAAGGGATATATATTGATCAAACTTGATGATTTTGAAAATGCATTAAATTATTACGATACAATAATTTCATTAGATCCTAAAGATTCAATGGCTTATTATAACAAAGGAAATACATTGTATGGATTGGGAAAAGATAGTGAAGCAAATAAAAATATTGATATAAGTCTAAAGTTGGATCCTAAAAATCCTGATACCCTACAATTAAAAGGTCAGATACTATTTGAAGAAGATGAGCTCAATAAAGCCTTAAATTATTTTAACGATGCTTTAAAACTAGATTCAACACATTACTTTTCTTTAACAAATAAAATTAGGACTTTGAATTATATTGAAAAATCTGATGAAGCTATAAAATGTGTAAATTTTGCTCTTAAAAAGTACAAAAAAGATCCTGAATTATTATCCCTCAAAGGTTTGAGTTTAGCACTATTAGAAGAATATTCAGCATCCATAGAATTTTATGATAAATCTCTTGCAATCGATCCCACAAATAATGAAACTATTTGGTGGAAATCACTAGCACTTTGGAATTTAGGAAGAAAACAAAATGCTATAGATCAGCTTGAAAAGGGTTTAAAAATAGATCCAGAAGATTATAGTTTATTGAATAGCAAAGGAGAATTTTTAAGAGATTTAAATCAGCCCGAAGATGCTTTAAATACGTTTGGATATATGCAAAGTTTGTATCCTGATGATCCAGAAATTTTATATCAAATTGGTAATCTGTATAAAGATTTGAACGACAAAGAGAAATCTATCCAGTATTACAAAAAATTTGTAGAAATGGTGAGAAAGAATAAGATTTTAGATCTTTTCAACAAATCTCAAAGAGTTCAGGAGTATTTAAACTGGATTGAAGAGACAAACGAAATCATTACAATTTCTCCCCAGAAGAAACCTCAATACTGGCAATGGTCAACTAAAGCAGAATATTATCTAAACCCGGATGGATCAGAGAGAAGTGAGCTTGACCCGGGAATTTCATTGGATCCGGGTACAATGTGGACATGCCATAAGGATACCTTTGCAGGAGACCTTATATTACTTTATAGGGCAGGAAAAAAGAAAGGAACCACCTATCAAGATATAAAATATCTAATTATGGCTCGAAGCGATGCTTATCCCCTAGAAGATCTTGAAGAAACTGTTGAAAATGGTTGGGAATATGGTTGCGATTTTATTCCACTCTACAAATTTGAAAATTCTTTAGAATTATCTGAAATGCGTAATGACCCTTATTTAGAAGGTTGGAATGCATTAAATGCATTATTCCATCGTTTATCTTATAAAACTGAAGAAAAATATTGGAAACATTTAACTGATTTGTTAATTGACAAAAATCCTGATTTTGCTAATTTTATGAAAGGATTCGATCGTGAAAAGCTTATCTCTCAAATTCGTACAGAAAAAGAAGTTGAAGATAAATTAGAACAAAATATTAACATATTTAAAAGATTCAATCATGATTTGGAAATCGTTAGCCGTCAAGAGAGATGTCGTGGAGATGACGGAATAATAGATCTTCTATGTAAAGATAAAAATGAAGGAAATTTTGTTGTAATCGAGTTAAAAATTAACAAGGCAAACAGAAACACATTCGGACAAATTTCAGGTTACATGGGTTGGGTGATGGATCACAAACCTACTGGTAAATCTGTTAAAGGTATCGTTGTAAGTAGAGGTTATGACAACAAATTCAGATCTGCATTGAAAACCAATCCCAACATTGAACATATTGAATTAACGGATGTTCTCTCGGAGTTGGATATGAAACTCATTTAA